The genomic region CGTCAGCGATGCGTGTGCAAGGGTGTCTCCGATAAGCGAGTACCGCCGTAAAACAAGGAAAATACCGATTAACGGGCAAAGAATACCGATAAAGAACGACACAATAAAGGCATTCTGCATAAAAGCGTATTTCAACATAGCGGTTATATTATCAAATTTTACGGATAAGGGCTATCGGGGATTAAGGAGCCGGATACACAACCAAAGCTGCGCATCCTCGGCTCCTTAACGGTTTATTCTTAACTATTATAGTCCGGTGTGGCGGAGTGTTGCCCGCTTTTCCAGTTCTTCAAGCGTAAGCTGTGGATAGCGTACTTTTGCAAGGAAGATCATTGCGGCGATGATATACGGCTTAAAGCTTGCCTGCTTATAGAGCGGCACGCGGTAGCGGTCGAACACAGAACCGGCAACTTCACCTTCTTTGCAGCTGACACCGGTGATATCCGCCGGTAAGCAGTGCAGATAGAGCGCTTTACCGTCTTTGGTCAGCTTCATCATATCTTCGGTGCATTCCCAATCCTTGTGCTTAGCATTTTGAGCAAGCAGCTCTTTTTCGAGCGCTTTGATACCGTCAAAATCGCCTGCGCCGTAGAGGTTCGTCCGTTTTTCCATTGCGGTAAAGGGCGCCCAGCTCTTAGGATACACGATATCGGCATCTTTAAACGCTTCTTTCATGCTGTTGGTCTTGGTAAAGGAACCGCCCGATGCCTTTGCCTGTTTTCTCGCGACTTCTTCAACCTCAGGCATTACTTCATATCCTTCCGGATGTGCAAGTACAACGTCCATTCCCAAGCGGGAGAACAGACCGATTGCGCCCTGCGGAACGGAAAGCGGCTTGCCGTAAGAGGGTGAATATGCCCATGTCATCGCGATTTTCTTACCCTTGAGGTTTTCCAGCCCACCGAACTCGTGGATGATATGGAGGGTATCCGCCATAATCTGAGTGGGGTGGTCGATATCGCACTGCAAGTTAACGAGGGTCGGGCGCTGTTCGAGCACACCGTCTTTATTGCCTTCGGCAACCGCATTCATAAAAGTGTGCATGTAAGTATTGCCCTTACCGATGTACATATCGTCGCGGATACCGATAACGTCTGCCATGAACGAAACCATATTAGCGGTTTCACGGACAGTTTCTCCGTGGGCAATTTGAGACTTGCCTTCGTCCAAATCCTGTACTTCCAAACCGAGCAGGTTACACGCAGAGGCAAAGCTAAACCGTGTGCGGGTTGAGTTGTCGCGGAACAGCGAAATGCCGAGACCGCTTTCAAAAATCTTTGTAGAAATGTTTGATTCCCGCAAGGTGCGCAGCGCATCGGCTACCGTCCATGTTGCAAGAATTTCATCGAAGGTCTTTTCCCATGTAAGGAAAAAATCATTGTTGTACATTTTCTTAAAGCTCAAGCTATTGAGCTTTGTAATGTACGGATCCATAATCAAGGCCATAATTACTCCTAATACTATAGAGCATCTCTAAAACTCGAAGTTCCGGAGACTCCTTTTATAACTTTTCAACGTATATGGACGGCAGTGCGGCATATACGGCAGCGCAGGTTACCAAGTCCTGTTTCCACGTAATTTCGTTCGGGGCATGAGCCTGTGCTTCCGCGCCCGGGCCGAAACCGATACAGGGAACTTTATTCCGTCCCATGATGGAAACGCCGTTTGTAGAGAATGTCCACTTGTCAACGAGCGGGCGTGCTTCGCGCATAGCAAGCTGATCTTTCGGGCCGATACGCTTATCGCCGTATAAATTGTTATACGATTCGATCATCGAACGGGCAACAACATGTTCTTTCGGCAATACCCATGTGGGGAAGAAGCATTCGATCGGGTATTGTTCTCCCGTCCACGACGGCCGGTCGTAGTTGTACATCGAGACCGTTACATCTTTTCCGTATTTTTTGACGGCGGGAAGCTGGCGGATTTCTTCCAAGCATGATTCCCATGTTTCTCCGGCTGTCATACGGCGGTCGAGCGAAACGGAGCAGGAGTCCGCAACGGCGCAGCGGCTCGGGCTGGTATAGAAAATTTCGGAAACGGTAACGGTTCCGCGTCCGAGGAAGTTTGCTTCTTCCCATTCCTTGTTGTATTTTTTATCCAGCATTTTGACGAGGCCTTTAATTTCGGTGCCGTCAGCCGCATCGTTTTCATTCAACTTGCGTACTTCCTGCAAAATGTCGGACATCTTGTAGATTGCGTTATCGCCGCGCTCCGGTGCGGAACCGTGGCAGGAAACACCTTTAACATCGATGCGGATTTCCATGCGTCCGCGGTGTCCGCGGTAGATACCGCCGTCAGTCGGTTCGGTAGAAACAACAAAGTCGGGCTTGCAGAGTTTTTCATAACCGGGAACTTTGACGTCTTTTTTCAGGATATACTCCCAGCACATACCGTCGCAGTCTTCTTCCTGTACGGAGCCGACTACCATCGCGGTGTATTTATCGTTGAGAAGACCTAAGTCCTTCATCATCTTACAGGCATACATTGCAGAGACAACGCCGCCGGTTTGATCGGAAACCCCGCGTCCGCCGATGAATATGTCATCTTCAAATCCTTCGTAGGGGTCGAACTTCCAGTTGCTGCGGTTACCGATACCGACCGTATCGATATGGCCGTCAAAACAGACAATGTGTGGGCCGGTGCCCATCCATCCCATTACGTTACCGAGCGGATCGATCCATGTTTTGTTAAATCCGAGCTCGTCCATTTCCTTTTGGATGCGCTTTGCTTTTTCCCCTTCATGACTACTTTCACTGGGAAGGCGGATGATTTCGCGCAGAAAGGCGGTCATATCGGCCTTATATCCTTCTGCAGCAGCTTTAATCTTATTAAAATCCAAACTCATGCTTCCTCCTCTATCGTTTTTTCGAGCATTTTGCTCGATGCGATATTGATATAAACCGGGCTTCCGTAAAAATATATTTAACATATTTATAGAAGGAACCTTAGGTTATTTTAATTATAGAATTGAAAAATCCCTCTGTCAAGCATAATCTTCTAAAAATTTTTTAGACATGCTAATTCTTTTTTAGCATTGTAAAGAAGTCAACTGTTAGGTGATTTTGGCAATCTAGAGGAACAATGAACATTGATGGGGCAAAAGAGAGGAGGGGAGAGCAGAATTAAGTGGAGTGCTATCTTTTGTATGAAACGGGCAAACGCATAAAGGAAATCGATGGAATAAAAGTATGAATTTCGGTATTTTTGGGTTAAGTCTATATACAGCAAGGAATAAACTATGGGCGCTGACGGGATCGAACCGCCGACATTTTGGGTGTAAACCAAACGCTCGTACCAGCTGAGCTAAGCGCCCTAATAACAGAAAGGACTATATATAAACCGGATAAAAATGTCAAGCAGGGCACAGAGCTTTGTCGGGAATTCTTCATTATAAATATTTCAAGGGTTGAACAGCCCCAATGATCCTGCGAGGTTATCGATGTTAGTTAACAGGTACCTCATTCTATCCACGGGGTTGACTTAATGCCCCGGTGCGGTAACGTGCAATAACGGCAATGTTACCACGAGCCGGAAGAACCGCCGCCGCCAAAGTAGCCCCCTCCTCCGCTGAAACCGCCGCCAAAGCCCCCACTACCGAACCCTCCGCCGCGTCCCGAATAACCGCCTCTTCGTCCTGACGAAAGGAACAGCAACGGCCAGAATAAACCGCCGGGCATAAAACGGGAACCGAACAGAAAGATAATAATCAGAAAAATGACGAGTGGCAGCGGAATAGAATCGTCATTCTGCCGGCCGGCTTCTTTTACAGTCTCACTAATGAGGCTTTCGTCTTGAAGTGCAAGTCCAGCGAGGTTTTTAACCCCTAACAAGACGCCTTTTCCGTATTCCTGCTGTTTAAAGTAAGGTGCGATGATCGAACGGATAATCCTGCTGCTTTGTGCATCGGTGATGCGATCTTCGAGGCCGTATCCCACTTCGATACGCAGCTTACGGTCTTGGACTGCAATTATTAAGATAACGCCGCTGTCCTTGCCTTTTTGCCCAATCTGCCATTTTTCCGCGACACGGATGGAATAATCTTCAAGACTTTCGCCTTCCAACGAAGGAATGGTCAATACCGCTATCTGTAAATCGCTTTGGCGATCAATACTATATAAATATGCATTTAATTCCTGTGTTTCGCTTGCTGTGAATATATGTGCGTAATCGTTGACCGGACCGTTCAGGGGCGGAACGTCAAGCGCAAACAGAAAGACGCTTTGCACACAAAGACAGGCAATAATGATAAACCGAAAAGAATATTTTGAAAATTTCATAGCGTCCCCTTTAGTTTTATGATGCGGCGGAGGAAAGGCGTGTAAGACATCGTTTGATCATAGAGAATGGGAACCCTTTCCGTTGGAGGGCGCTGTAGAGCTTTTGCTCGGTATAGCCCTTACGGATAAGGCTTCGTGCTGCTCCTTCGCATACTTCTGCTTCGTCAATCTCTGTAAAAAAATCATTGAGCGCTTGCTTTGCCGTGTCTGCGGCTACTCCACGTTTACGCAGTTCGGAAAAGAGACGCGCACACCCCTCTTTTTTTGAAAGGCTCCTCGTATGTAAATATGCACCGGCAAAGCGGGAGTCGTCAAGCGTACCTTCGTCACGTAAATAATCCAACGCAGGCTGATATTCGTTTTTTATATAGCCTTTTTTTTGCAATTTGACTGTCAGTTGATAAGAGGAATGTTCGGCACGGTTAAGATAGGCGGCAGCTTGTTTTTCAGCTAAGAAACGCCGACCTGCTTGATAGAGATGTTCTGTTTGGGATTCTGTAAGGATGAGCGGGAGATCATCTATCGCAAGCGGTTCATCAAAGTAACAAAACCGGCTTACGATAGAAACATCCCCGGAGAGTACCAGTTTGACGGTATCCGAGGATGTATGCTCCACCGCAATAAGGGTAGGATTAACGCTTGCTGAACTGGAAGCGTCGGCGAGCACCGCGTTGGCCATACTTTTTACGTTCAACCATTCTGGAATCGCGAGTTAATAAGCCATTCGCTTTAAGTGAGCTGTGGTTAGAGGCATCTACCTGTGCAAGCGCACGGGCAATACCGTGTGAACAAGCGCCTGCCTGTCCGTTTAAACCGCCGCCATATACGGTAATGATGATATCATAGCGGGTATCGCTGCCGGTAACAAACAAAGGCCGTTTTGCCATTTGAACCTGCTCGGGAGTGGCAAAGTAGTCGTCCATATTCTTATTGTTGACGGTTACCGAACCTTTTCCTTCGCGGATATAAACCCGTGCTACCGAGGTCTTTCTTCGTCCTGTTCCTATTCCGATATTTTTCACAACCATTTCTCCTAAAATTATAACGCTACCGCAACAGGATTTTGTGCCGCATGCGGATGTTCGCTACCTGCATAAATTTTTACATTTTTAAGCAGTTTACGTCCGAGTGATCCTTTGGGTAACATACCTTTTACCGCGATATACAACGGTTCGGTCGGTTTTTTGCCGATAAGGGTATTGAAATTGACGGACTTGAGTCCTCCGGGAAACCCTGTGTGGTGGTGATACATCTTATCCTTGTCTTTATTCCCCGTAACAGCAACTTTATCGGCATTGATAACGATAATATAATCGCCCGATTCCTGATGAGGTGCGTAGAGAGCCTTGTGTTTCCCTCGAGCCATTGCAGCAACTTTTGCTGCAACCCGTCCGAGTGGCTTTCCTGCAGCGTCGATAACATACCAGCTCCGTGGTATTTCGCGCTCTTTATAAAAAATTGTTTTCATTTTCCGTGTACCTTATATGTTTTTATTGCAGATAATGTGGGTAAAACACTATATCAAAAAAGTAGTTATACAGTCAACCGGTAGAAGTTTATTCGGTTTTATTTTCCCCTGCGTTCATTGCAGCCTCTTCTTTTTTTGCGTCCTGTTTGTCTTTGATATCCGCAATTCCGATGAATACAGCAATTAGTCCGACAAAGGCTGTAAAAATCGGTAGACCGCCGCGCAAAAAGAGTAGAATATCCTTTCCCCAGCCAAGCCCAAAACCGGCTGTCTCCGGCGGAAGCGCTGCAAAGACTGTAAAGAGAATCATGGCTGCCCCGATAATAAGCGCAATCATACCAACCTCCTATTAAAGTATGACCCGTACACGATTCGAACGTGCGACCTGCTGCTTAGGAGGCAACCGCTCTATCCACCTGAGCTAACGGATCAAAAGATTATGCTGCTTAGATCGGCATATCAGCTATGCTCTTTAAACAGCCTACATCTTAGTGAGTATAAAAAAAAAAACGGCTTTTTACAAGCCCTCGCATTATCTCTTTTTCTCCGAAAATTGACATTTAGCTCAAATCGCAGTACATTGATATAATGATTGCAGATAAAATAATTAAAGCCGTTTTCGGTTCACAGCATGAACGGGATATTAAAGCTCTCCTTCCCGTTCTTCATCAAATAAATGAAAAAGAAGCATGGGCGCTTGCTCTTGCTCCCGAAGATTTTAAGCAAAAGACCGCCGAGTTTAAGGAGCGGTTTGCAAAAGGCGAATCCCTTGATGCCTTTATCCCCGAAGCTTTTGCGCTTGCACGGGAGGCGGCGCGGCGTATTTTACATGAGCGTATGTACGACGTGCAGCTCTTAGGTTCGCTGGTTCTTCATTCGGGACGCATCGTCGAAATGAAGACCGGTGAAGGTAAAACCTTGATGAGCATCGCCGCTTCATACCTCAACAGCCTTTCCGGGAAGGGTGTACACATTGTAACCGTCAACGACTACCTCGCAGAGCGCGATGCCGATTGGATGCGTCCCGTCTACGCATACCTCGGAGTTAGTGTCGGCGCAATCCTCTCAAACATGGACAACGCCGCGCGGAAAGCTGCTTACAATGCGGACATTACCTACGGTACCAATAACGAATTCGGTTTTGACTATCTGCGCGACAATATGCAACTTACAATAGAAGAAAAAGTGCAGCGCGGCTTTTCCTTCGCGGTTGTGGACGAAATAGACTCCATCCTCATCGACGAGGCGCGTACCCCACTCATCATCTCCGGCGCTGCCGAGGATGACACCAAGCGGTATTTCGATGTCGATAAGTTCGTCGATCAGCTTGAAGAGGTTAAGAAAAATCCCGAAACCGGCGAGTATCCCAATGAGCTGGAAGGGGAAGAGATTATCGGCGACTACACGCTTGACGAAAAAAGCCGCCGCGTGTCCTTTACCGACGCCGGTATGCTGCACATTCAGGACATTCTGCAAAAACAGGGCTTGATCAACGGCAGTCTCTTTGAAGAAGAGAACTTTGAATATATCCACTACTTTACGCAGGCAGTACGCGCCCACATCCTCTATCACATCGATGTTGATTATGTTGTAAAAGAAGGGCAGGTGCAGATTGTTGATGAGTTCACGGGGCGTATTCTTGAAGGACGCCGCTATTCGGACGGCTTGCATCAGGCTATCGAAGCGAAAGAGCATATCCGTATTGCTCAGCGCAACCGTACGATGGCGACTATCACTTTTCAGAACTTCTTCCGTATGTACGACAAGCTGTCCGGTATGACCGGTACGGCAGACACCGAAGCGGTTGAATTCAACAAGATTTATTCGCTCGATGTTGTGGTTATCCCGACCAACTTGCCCGTTATCCGCAAGGACGAACACGACGTGGTCTACCTGAACGAAGCGGAAAAATGGGATGCGCTCTGTAACGAAATTGCCGAAGCGCATAAACGCGGACAGCCGGTACTGGTCGGTACGGTGTCCATTGAAAAATCGGAAAAACTTTCGGCGCTGCTCACCCGGAAAGGTGTCCGGCACGAGGTATTGAACGCCAAAAACCACGCACGGGAAGCGCTCATCATCGCGGAAGCGGGCGCAAAAGGTTCTGTTACGATCGCAACCAACATGGCAGGGCGCGGTACCGACATCAAGCTCGGCGGTAGTCCCGAATTTAGGGCACGCAAGCGGGCAGGCACCGAAGCCGAGCCGGAAGTGTATCAAAAAATATACGAAGAAGAATACAAGAAGTGGCAGGAAGACTACAAGGAAGTTAAATCGCTTGGCGGTTTGTATGTTATCGGTACCGAACGGCATGAAAGCCGCCGTATCGACAATCAGCTGCGCGGTCGTTCGGGGCGGCAGGGCGATCCGGGGCGTTCAAAATTCTTCCTTTCCCTCGATGACGATTTGATGCGACTGTTCGGCGGCGAAAGTCTCAAGCGGGTAATGACAAAGGTCGGTATGGAACCTGGTGAGCCGATTGAGCATCCGTGGCTTAACAAGAGTATTGAAAAGGCCCAGACCAAGGTTGAAGAGCGCAACTTCGATATCCGTAAGCACCTCCTTGAATACGATGACGTGCTGAACGAGCAGCGCGGCTTTATCTATGAACAGCGTGATAAGATTTTGCAAGACGAGCACCTCGTTGAGCGTGTTTACACCACGATAGAAGAATACCTCGATGACGCCTTTGAGCAGTTCAAGCACGGTTCCCGCAAGGAAAAAGCGGAAGAGCTAAAAGAGCTGCAAGCAAACCTCAAGGCAAAATTCGGCTACATCTTCAGTGATGAGGATACGAAGCTGGCTCAAGCTGGTGATACAAGCGCACTGCAGCAGAAAATCTACGCTGCGCTCAAAGCGAATATCGAAGAAAAGATTGCGCTCGTCGGTAATGAAAACCTCAATATGTTTATCCGCTATCAGTATTTACAGGCAATAGATCGTAAATGGCTCGATCACTTGGAAAATCTGGAAGCCCTGCGCGAAGCCGTCTATCTCCGCTCCTACGGTCAGAAAAACCCGCTCACGGAATACAAGCTTGAAGGTTTCGACATCTTCTACGCAATGCTCGACGAAATCCGCTTTTCCATTGCCTCTTTACTGGTATTGGTACGGATCAGCACCGAAGAACCCTCTTCGCGCACCCCCAACCGCCGCATCCCACAGGGCTCCGCGCACCACAGCTCCATGGGCTCCTTCCATCAGAGCAGCTCCCCGATGGGTTCCAGCAGCAAGCCGGAAAACGTCCAAGTGGTACGCACTGCGCCTAAAGTCGGCAGAAACGATCCGTGCCCCTGCGGCTCCGGCAAAAAATACAAGCACTGCTGCGGCAGGTAATGGGTAGTGGGAAGGATACTACCGATGCAAAACTCTTTTGATTATATCGATGATGATGAACTCCGTGCGTTTTTTGCAGGCGCTGTAAAAATTCCCAGCATCAATCCGCCGGGGAACGAAGCGCCAATGGTGCAATATATAGAAAATTTTTTACAAGCGAATAAGA from Treponema vincentii harbors:
- the ygeW gene encoding knotted carbamoyltransferase YgeW, encoding MALIMDPYITKLNSLSFKKMYNNDFFLTWEKTFDEILATWTVADALRTLRESNISTKIFESGLGISLFRDNSTRTRFSFASACNLLGLEVQDLDEGKSQIAHGETVRETANMVSFMADVIGIRDDMYIGKGNTYMHTFMNAVAEGNKDGVLEQRPTLVNLQCDIDHPTQIMADTLHIIHEFGGLENLKGKKIAMTWAYSPSYGKPLSVPQGAIGLFSRLGMDVVLAHPEGYEVMPEVEEVARKQAKASGGSFTKTNSMKEAFKDADIVYPKSWAPFTAMEKRTNLYGAGDFDGIKALEKELLAQNAKHKDWECTEDMMKLTKDGKALYLHCLPADITGVSCKEGEVAGSVFDRYRVPLYKQASFKPYIIAAMIFLAKVRYPQLTLEELEKRATLRHTGL
- a CDS encoding YgeY family selenium metabolism-linked hydrolase; the encoded protein is MSLDFNKIKAAAEGYKADMTAFLREIIRLPSESSHEGEKAKRIQKEMDELGFNKTWIDPLGNVMGWMGTGPHIVCFDGHIDTVGIGNRSNWKFDPYEGFEDDIFIGGRGVSDQTGGVVSAMYACKMMKDLGLLNDKYTAMVVGSVQEEDCDGMCWEYILKKDVKVPGYEKLCKPDFVVSTEPTDGGIYRGHRGRMEIRIDVKGVSCHGSAPERGDNAIYKMSDILQEVRKLNENDAADGTEIKGLVKMLDKKYNKEWEEANFLGRGTVTVSEIFYTSPSRCAVADSCSVSLDRRMTAGETWESCLEEIRQLPAVKKYGKDVTVSMYNYDRPSWTGEQYPIECFFPTWVLPKEHVVARSMIESYNNLYGDKRIGPKDQLAMREARPLVDKWTFSTNGVSIMGRNKVPCIGFGPGAEAQAHAPNEITWKQDLVTCAAVYAALPSIYVEKL
- a CDS encoding TPM domain-containing protein; this encodes MKFSKYSFRFIIIACLCVQSVFLFALDVPPLNGPVNDYAHIFTASETQELNAYLYSIDRQSDLQIAVLTIPSLEGESLEDYSIRVAEKWQIGQKGKDSGVILIIAVQDRKLRIEVGYGLEDRITDAQSSRIIRSIIAPYFKQQEYGKGVLLGVKNLAGLALQDESLISETVKEAGRQNDDSIPLPLVIFLIIIFLFGSRFMPGGLFWPLLFLSSGRRGGYSGRGGGFGSGGFGGGFSGGGGYFGGGGSSGSW
- a CDS encoding regulatory protein RecX, giving the protein MANAVLADASSSASVNPTLIAVEHTSSDTVKLVLSGDVSIVSRFCYFDEPLAIDDLPLILTESQTEHLYQAGRRFLAEKQAAAYLNRAEHSSYQLTVKLQKKGYIKNEYQPALDYLRDEGTLDDSRFAGAYLHTRSLSKKEGCARLFSELRKRGVAADTAKQALNDFFTEIDEAEVCEGAARSLIRKGYTEQKLYSALQRKGFPFSMIKRCLTRLSSAAS
- the rpsI gene encoding 30S ribosomal protein S9; translated protein: MKNIGIGTGRRKTSVARVYIREGKGSVTVNNKNMDDYFATPEQVQMAKRPLFVTGSDTRYDIIITVYGGGLNGQAGACSHGIARALAQVDASNHSSLKANGLLTRDSRMVERKKYGQRGARRRFQFSKR
- the rplM gene encoding 50S ribosomal protein L13; translated protein: MKTIFYKEREIPRSWYVIDAAGKPLGRVAAKVAAMARGKHKALYAPHQESGDYIIVINADKVAVTGNKDKDKMYHHHTGFPGGLKSVNFNTLIGKKPTEPLYIAVKGMLPKGSLGRKLLKNVKIYAGSEHPHAAQNPVAVAL